The sequence below is a genomic window from Plasmodium gaboni strain SY75 chromosome 10, whole genome shotgun sequence.
atttattgcATGAAATTATCAAACGTtgtcatatatatttatatatatatatatcatttcTTTTCTCATATCgtgttatttttattttattttttaaagaaaacTTTTTAAACATTAATGATAGggatattatataaattatgaataaatgttcttaaaaatttatattcttaaaaaataaatatacatcacatatatatatttataattatattaaaatattactttttattttaattctGTTCTTgctatatatatatatatatatattaaataaataattttaatatatatatgtaataatatatatgtatatttatatgcatatgaatataattttttggtaggtttaaaaaaaaaatatacattattataatatattgacttttttattatcaataaAATTTATGTTATCTTTTAACTTAAtcttattaaaaataataataataatatatatatatatatatatatatatatatatatatatatatatatatttatatatattttcattttattacCGTTTGAGATTTGTATTTATGTTGTTATATAtagttttaaaaaaaatgaataaagaataagggcattttttaaaaaaaaaaaaaatttttttttttcaatttatttccatttttttgtatttttttttttgtatttaatttttcaaGATGGATAGTGAAGATGTTGTAGGAGATGACGAGTACCTGGATGAATTTTCTGAAGAAGGAGATTCGAACGAATTTCTTAGTGAGGATGAGAAAGATAGTAATGATTCAAAGAATGAAAAATTAGATAGAAGAAATGATTTGTATGAAGAAAAGATAGGTGATGATAAGAAAGAATGTGATAggaataatatatataatagtaataataataatatttgtgatatatttaattttaagGAAGAAGTTTTAAGTATTcataaaaagaatatatgttgtataaaattaatacGAAATGGTAgtaatttaataatatcaggaaatgataataatgttagaatatatgaatttaaGAATATGAATCGACATGAAAAGAGATATACAAAGTTGATAAGTGTAGAAGAAGGATCTATTATTCAATCATTAGATGCTAGagataattatattttgatagCACATGGAAATAAATgttttgtatataataaaaatggagaatatatacaaaatagTATACGAGGTgatatgtatattaaagatgtaaataaaacaaaagGACATACAAGACAAATTAATTGTTGTAAATTTCATCCATTAAATGaacaaatttttataagtGGTAGTCTAGATAGTACATTAAGAATATGGAATATGACAACAgataataatgtatatgGATTAGATAAAGAACTGGTTCATTTTCaatgtataaaaatagtgaatgagaaaaatttattatcaaataatattatatcttgTGATTTTACAAAGGATGCAAATTCAATTATTATTGGTTGTTCTAATGGATTTATTGAcataagaaataaaatatctaatgattatatatataactataAATCTAgtgattattatataaaaaaagatattagTCATAAAGATTCTATAATTGATATATTGAcatgtaaaaaaaataaaaataatttttttacacGTAGTATGGATAAAACCATAAAATATTGGGATATAAGAAATCTTCATTTATGTCTTCATACTATTGAAGATGTATCGAcaatatatgaaaaaagtAATATGTCTTGTTTTcataatgataaatatttaattataggtacacaacaaaaaaaaaaaaaaaatataaatccTATTCAAATAgatcataatattaattatcTATCAAGTGATGAAGATCATAAAAAGAGTAAGcttaatataaaatatcatCAAAAAGTTGAAGATTTTGAAAATTCACAAATGGATTATGATTTTACAGATGAgtgtaatataaaaaaaaaatataaaaatataaaaggagaagaaaaaaataataatctttttaataataattatattaaagTTTATAAAGGTGATGAagatatgaataattttttaacaGAAATGTCatcattaaataaaatagaaaaaaatatttttggatccatacaaatatatgatatagaaaataattttaatttagTTTATActaaaaattatgaacGTTCAGGtattatatgtacatattatgatgaatatataaaacaacTATTTTTAGGAACAACTGATGGAACATgtcttatatattatgatgaaaatTCAAAGAAAGGAGTATTAGATTATTTACAACAAAAAAgttataaaagaaaagagGAATCAAAAGAAAActcctttttttatatgaaaaatgataatatatataacttaGATAATTTACCTAATCAAATACAAATTACACAATCAGGaaatgttattattaaaaaaaataatctaaataataaaaaaatcaaaataaatcCAACTGTTAAATcattatatgaaaatgcatatgaaaaaaaaagtaatgTTAATGCATATTCTAAGTTTATTACacatgataataatgataatttaaattataatcatCATACAAATAATCACTCAACTATAAACGATGATAACATAGTTGAAGTCTTACGAAATAgagaattaaataaaaaaggagATGACTATTTTATGAAGGCTTATAAATACACACAAccaaataaaattattgaTTATTCTTCAGAGGAGGTGCAGGaatattcaaatattttaaagaGACCTAAATGCCCTCAATGTggaataaaaaattgtgTTTGCGGgtatatgaaaaataagtgaataaaaataaatgcGACGTTATAATAgcataaatatatatatttttaatagatgaacataatattatattaaaaaagatcatcatttttttaatttaaatgtttcatttttataatttccttttcttttttttaacaaaaaatataaagattttacaaaaaaaaaaaaaaaaaaaaaaaaatacatataaataaataaatataattatatatatatatatatatttttattttcatttttatgtgtGGATAAAATATGTTAACATTAAAATTCATATATGTACAAATATTTCATAACACCTTCAACGTTTGGCtacatttttcttttaattgATGATTTGTTTCTAAAAGTTCTTGATAAAACTTTTGTAATGATTTATGATATTCgatttcttttttattttcatttttttcttcttttattcttttcaatgcatattctttttctttGTGATGTAGAAGATTTAAAGCATCTATTTCGTTAATacaattaatatatgaattaaataaagtatcatatgattttttataactttTAATTTTTAGTTGATATCCTTTTGtataaatatcatatttattttctaattttttataatattccatatcatttaaaattaaattttttaatttttcacatttgtatttataattttcttttttatcattttcattcGCATCTTCAATATAACGATATCCATTTTTTGATGGGcagaaaattatatttctGTTAATTTGTTCCCACATATCGATATgattatatgaattatgGTTTGAACTACATTGTGAATTATCATCACAGGTGTTACTTTTATCATCACATGTGTTACTTTTATCATCACATGTGTTACTTTTATCATCACATGTATTACTTTTATCATCACATGTATTACTTTTATCATCACATTTACCACTTCtatcatcataattatcACTTTTGTCACTGTTAGAATCATCCTTTGTGTTGTTATTTATTGATGATTCGCCATATATATCTTCAAACTCCTCATTTATAATGTTCATAGCcatattcatataaacAGGTTCGAGATTTTCCACATGCACTTTATTTTGTATTGGTGTTGAAGTTTTAAGTGGGTAATTAAACATATCATTCTTTATTAAGAGAAGCATCTCTCTTTGTATTAGATTATCGACATCTTCATATTCATTGTccatataattattaaaaagatTAATTTTATCTAAGAAATATGGTCTAGGTAAATTCCAtctaataattttattttgcttattaaatttttctttctcttttctttcttcgttttttcttttttcattttcaaTATCTTGTATATCTTTTTCTATTTCGTCTTTTTCTATATTGTCAGTATCATATTCTTGAGGTTCATCATTTAATTGAAGTTCTATAAGATTAGTTTCTTGTGGTAGGTTGGCTAGTGATGCTTTAATATGTAGTTTTGCTCTATCGATTTTCTCTTcataattatcatcataatattCACTAGCTTGTATAGTTTGATTATCTATCATAGATTgatcattttttaaatttttataagatATAATAGAATGAGCATATAAactaatattttttttaaaacttTTAATATCActaataattttatttttaatatttacCTTATCCTTTTGATTATTCTGTTgatcttcttcatttaatttcttttgtttttcaATTTCTTCTTGTActtcttttatatttttttgtatattaaGATGATTATAATGAGATGTTGAATTTTTCATAGAACTAAAAGaagtattattataattattattattattattattattgaGATCATCATATTCTATATCATCATGAATATTCGTATTCCCCGTTTGacttatattattttttctttcaaattctt
It includes:
- a CDS encoding putative WD-repeat protein yields the protein MDSEDVVGDDEYLDEFSEEGDSNEFLSEDEKDSNDSKNEKLDRRNDLYEEKIGDDKKECDRNNIYNSNNNNICDIFNFKEEVLSIHKKNICCIKLIRNGSNLIISGNDNNVRIYEFKNMNRHEKRYTKLISVEEGSIIQSLDARDNYILIAHGNKCFVYNKNGEYIQNSIRGDMYIKDVNKTKGHTRQINCCKFHPLNEQIFISGSLDSTLRIWNMTTDNNVYGLDKELVHFQCIKIVNEKNLLSNNIISCDFTKDANSIIIGCSNGFIDIRNKISNDYIYNYKSSDYYIKKDISHKDSIIDILTCKKNKNNFFTRSMDKTIKYWDIRNLHLCLHTIEDVSTIYEKSNMSCFHNDKYLIIGTQQKKKKNINPIQIDHNINYLSSDEDHKKSKLNIKYHQKVEDFENSQMDYDFTDECNIKKKYKNIKGEEKNNNLFNNNYIKVYKGDEDMNNFLTEMSSLNKIEKNIFGSIQIYDIENNFNLVYTKNYERSGIICTYYDEYIKQLFLGTTDGTCLIYYDENSKKGVLDYLQQKSYKRKEESKENSFFYMKNDNIYNLDNLPNQIQITQSGNVIIKKNNLNNKKIKINPTVKSLYENAYEKKSNVNAYSKFITHDNNDNLNYNHHTNNHSTINDDNIVEVLRNRELNKKGDDYFMKAYKYTQPNKIIDYSSEEVQEYSNILKRPKCPQCGIKNCVCGYMKNK
- a CDS encoding putative myb2 transcription factor, giving the protein MRIQIKGGIWKNCEDEVLKAAVMKYGLNNWSRVASLLVRKSAKQCKARWYEWLDPSVKKTEWNKEEEEKLLHLAKLFPTQWRTIAPIVGRTAQQCLEHYEYLLDEAEGKVYDKNKNPRHLRPGEIDPAPESRPARADPVDMDEDEKEMLAEAKARLANTKGKKAKRKAREKQLEQARRLALLQKKRELKAAGITSLNYKRKDKNKIDHSKEILFQRKPLKGFYDVTDEQNINDDLYENKKSNLKKSIKSMDVENINDAMNYDKNKGKRHHSHYNNNEESNLLSTIENYDKQFNELSHLRKRVRLNLPEPILNENEIDEIIQINKEASAYNDIIKDQNDKLPINNILPSIESSSFILNDKDKFSNLQTDFYNNNNKSIAFSSKLDLSIQQAAKNIISRKMNVPFIGMNNDYNEEEFERKNNISQTGNTNIHDDIEYDDLNNNNNNNNYNNTSFSSMKNSTSHYNHLNIQKNIKEVQEEIEKQKKLNEEDQQNNQKDKVNIKNKIISDIKSFKKNISLYAHSIISYKNLKNDQSMIDNQTIQASEYYDDNYEEKIDRAKLHIKASLANLPQETNLIELQLNDEPQEYDTDNIEKDEIEKDIQDIENEKRKNEERKEKEKFNKQNKIIRWNLPRPYFLDKINLFNNYMDNEYEDVDNLIQREMLLLIKNDMFNYPLKTSTPIQNKVHVENLEPVYMNMAMNIINEEFEDIYGESSINNNTKDDSNSDKSDNYDDRSGKCDDKSNTCDDKSNTCDDKSNTCDDKSNTCDDKSNTCDDNSQCSSNHNSYNHIDMWEQINRNIIFCPSKNGYRYIEDANENDKKENYKYKCEKLKNLILNDMEYYKKLENKYDIYTKGYQLKIKSYKKSYDTLFNSYINCINEIDALNLLHHKEKEYALKRIKEEKNENKKEIEYHKSLQKFYQELLETNHQLKEKCSQTLKVL